In Longimicrobium sp., the genomic stretch CGGTACAGCCGCGCCCCCGGCTCGCCGAAGGGGTCGGGGACGAAGCGCTCCGCCGTCAGCCGCGGCCGCCCCAGGTACCCGCGCGCCACCGCCACCCCGCCGATGAACAGCTCGCCGGCCACCCCCACCGGCACCGGCTCGCCGGCACGGTCCAGGACGTAGACCGCCGAGTTGTGGATCGCCCGGCCGATGGAGACGCGCTCCGCCCCGGGGTCGCACGCCCACTCGGTCACCTCGCCGGATTCCGTCGGCCCGTACTGGTTGAACAGGCCGGCGCCGGGAAGCCGCTCGTGGAACTGCCGCACCAGCGCCATGGAGACGGCCTCGCCGCTCACGGGGACGCGGAGCAGGCTGGTGCACGTCTCCGACTCCGGGTGCTCCAGGAAGAGCGGGAGCATGGAGGGGACGAAGTGCGCCGTGGTGATCCCCTCGCGGCGGATGGTAGCCACGAGGTACGCCGGGTCGCGGTGGCCGCCGGGGCGCGCCATCACCAGGCGGGCGCCCACCATCAGCGGCCAGAAGAACTCCCAGAACGAGACGTCGAAGGAGAAGGGCGTCTTCTGCAGGAGAGCCTCGTCCGGCTGCATCCCGTACCGGTCCTGCATCCACGCCAGCCGGTTCACCAGGCTCCCGTGCTCCAGCATCACCCCCTTGGGACGCCCGGTGGAGCCCGAGGTGAAGAGCACGTGCGCCAGGTTCGCCGCCCCCAGTCCGTCCCGGCCGGGATTCGTGGCCGGATGGACGGCCCACGGCTCGCCGGCGGCGAGGTCGAGCACCGGGATGGCGGAGCCCGCCGACAGCAGGGCGGCGGTGGCGGCCTGCGGCGGGTGCGTCAGGAGGACCGCGGGGGCACTGTCCTCGAGCATCTGGCGGAGCCGCTCCACCGGGTAGCTGGCGTCGAGCGGAACGTAGGCGCCGCCGGCCTTGAGGATGCCCAGCAGCCCCACCACCATCTCCACGCTGCGCTCCACGCAGATCCCCACCCGCGCGTCGGGGCCCACGCCGAGCGCGCGGAGGTGGTGCGCCAGCCGGTTCGCCCGCGCGTTCAGCTCCGCATAGGTCAGCGTCTGGCCGTCGAACACCACCGCCACCGCGCCGGGCGTCCGCTCCACCTGGGCTTCGAAGAGCTCGTGGACGCACGCGCCGGCGTGGACCGCGGCGCCGGGGGCGTTCCACTCCTCCACCACCCGGCGCCGCTCGGCCGCGGAGAGCAGCTCCAGCCGGTCCACCGGCGCCAGGTCGTCGGAGACCATCGCCTGGAGCACCCGGTGGAGGTAGCCCACGTACCGCTCCACCGTCCCCCGATCGAAGAGCGCGGTGGCGTAGTTCGCCTCGCCCGTGATCCGCCCGCCGCTCGGCGCCAGGCTCAGCATCAGGTCGAACGCGGCCGCCTCCTCGTCCACCCCGTCGACCGGCGCCGCGGCGATGCCCGGCAGCTCCAGCTCGCCGCCGGTCATCTCCTGCCACGCCAGCGCGACCTGGAAAAGGGGCAGGTGCGACAGGCTGCGCGCCGGCCGCACCCGCTCCACCACCTGCTCGAAGGGAAAGTCCTGGTTCTGCTGCGCCTCCAGCGCCCGCTCGCGCACGCGCCCCAGCAGCTCCGCCACCGTGGGCGCGCCCGACAGCTCCACCCGCAGCGCCAGCGTGTTGACGAAGAAGCCGATCAGCCCCTCGATCTCCCGCCGCGTCCGGTTGGCGATGGGCGTGCCCACCACCACGTCGTCCTGGCCGGACAGCCGGGCGAGCACCACCGCCCACCCTGCCAGCAACGTCATGTACGGCGTGGTCCCATGCCGCTGCGACAACGTCCGGAGCCCCGCGGTCAGCGCCTCGTCCAGCTCCACCTTCACCGACGCGCCGGCAAATTCCTGCCGCGCCGGACGCGGGCGGTCGGTGGGCAGTTCCAGCAGCTCGGGCGCGCCGGCCAGCGTCCGGGCCCAGTACTCTCCCTGCGCCTCCACGGCGCGGCTGCTTACCCAGCGCCGGTGCCACACGGCGTAATCCGCGTACTGCACCGGCAGCGGCGGCAGCGGGTCGGCCTCGCCACGCGAGAACGCGGTGTAGAGCACCTCCAGCTCCCGCGCCAGCACCCCGACCGACCACCCGTCGCTCACCACGTGGTGCATCGTCAGCAGCAGCGCGTGGTCGTCCGGGCCCATCCGCACCAGGCGGCCACGCACCAGCGGCCCCACCGCCAGGGCGAACGGCGCCTCGAACTCCTCCGCCGCCAGGCGCCGCAGCTCACCCTCGGCGTCGGCGCACCCGGTGAGATCGTCGTCGCGCAGGGCAAAGCCGTGCTCGCCCGCCGGCGCGATCCGCTGCTCCGGCTCGCCCTGCACCGCGGGGAAGGTCGTACGGAGCGACTCGTGGCGCTCCACGATCCGCTCCAGCGCCCGCGCCAGGGCGGCGCGGTCGAGCTCGCCGCGCAGCCGCACCCGCCACGCCACGTGGTACGCCGCGCCCGCGCCTTCCATCTGGTCGATGAACCACTGGCGCTGCTGCGCGAACGACAGCGGCAGCGGCGAGCCGTCGCGCGGCACCGGCACCAGCGGCGGGGCTGCGGCGTCGCCGCGCGTCTCCGCCGCGAGCGCCTCCACGCGGCCCGCCAGCTCCGCCAGCGTCGGCGCCTCGAACACCGCCCGCAGCGGCAGCTCGGTCCGGAACTCCTCCCGCACCCGCGAGACCAGCTGCGTGGCGAGGAGCGAGTGCCCGCCCAGGTCGAAGAAGTTGTCTTCCCCGCCCACCCGCTCCATCCCCAGCACCTGCGCCCAGATGCCCGCCATCCGCTCCTCGGCGGGGGTGCGCGGCGCCACGTACGTTTCTCCGCGCGAGCCGGGCGTGTCGGGCGCGGGCAGCGCCGCGCGGTCCACCTTGCCGTTGGGGGTAACCGGCAGCGCCTCCAGCACCACGAAGGCGCTCGGCACCATGTACTCCGGCAGCCGGGCGCGCGCGGCCTCGCGCAGCGCGGGCACCAGCGCGCGCATGCGGCGGCCCCACTGCGGGTCGTTGGCGTATACCTCCCAGGGCTGCACCTCGTCCTGATGCGCCGGGAAGGACGAAACGCCGCCGGCCGGATGGAAGAGCACGTCCAGCGCGCCGGACGCGCCGGGGCGCACCTCGGTTCCCCGCCCCAGCTCGTCGGCCAGAGCGAACAGCGCCTCGGGGGCGATCCCGCCTGCGTCCGCGGCCGCGAGCGCGCGCACGGCCGCCGCGCTGACCGCTCCGCCGCCGGCCGATACCAGCTCGTACGCGCGCACGTGCTCCCGCACCCGCGCGTCGGGCACGCCGCGGACGAGCAGCGCCGAAGCGCTCCCTTCGATCCGCGCGCGCAGCCCGACGGTGTCCTCGCCATCCCACGGGTGGATGACGGGTTCCGCCATCCCGGCGGGGTCCACGTCCAGGTGGAGGACGACGTCGTAGCGGAAGCGCGAGACCTCGTTGTCGTACTCACCCCGCTTCACCTGCACTTCCACGCGGCCCAGGCGGGGCATCCGCGCCCGGAGCGCCTCGAAGAGCTCCGGATCGAGCAGCAGCTCCTGCTCCTCCGCCATCCCCCGCCGCACCCGCGCCTGCAGCTGCTCGATCGGCAGCCCCGCCGGCGCGCGGGCGAGCTCCACCGAGGCGTGGAAGGCACCCGCCAGCGGCAGGCTGCGCACGTCGCCCACGAAGATCCGCCCGCCCGGCCGCAGCGCCGCCGCTGCGCCCTCCAGCACCCGCAGCAGGTAGTCGACGTCCGGGAAGTACTGGGCGACGGAGTTGATGACGACGGTGTCGAAGCCCGCCCCCGCGAACTCCGCCAGCACATCCGCCTCGCGCTCCGACAGGCTCACCTGCGGGAGCCCGGCGAGGTGGCGGCGCACGTGCGCAAGCGCCACCCCCGAGAAGTCGGTCCCGTGGTACAACTCGACGTGCGGCGCCACGCGGAAGAGCACAAGCCCCGTCCCGCTCCCGACCTCCAGCACCCGCTCCGGCCGCAGCGCCAGGATGCGCTCCGCCGTGTGCTCCACCCACGCGCGCATCTCCTCGCGCGGGATCGGCTCGCCCGTATAGCTGCTGTTCCACCCCTTCAGCGCCAGCGTCGGATCTTCTTCCGCCCCGTCCTGCGCGTAGGTGTCGTCAAACAGCGTCTCCCACTCGGACACC encodes the following:
- a CDS encoding non-ribosomal peptide synthetase — its product is MRVCGPRGEMAPVGVPGEVWISGGGVARGYLGRPELNAEKFVSIEGERAYRTGDRARWRMDGVLEFLGRTDEQVKVRGFRIEPGEVEAVLREQPGVREAVVLAREDAPGDRRLVAYVVPGAEVVETARGGREQVSEWETLFDDTYAQDGAEEDPTLALKGWNSSYTGEPIPREEMRAWVEHTAERILALRPERVLEVGSGTGLVLFRVAPHVELYHGTDFSGVALAHVRRHLAGLPQVSLSEREADVLAEFAGAGFDTVVINSVAQYFPDVDYLLRVLEGAAAALRPGGRIFVGDVRSLPLAGAFHASVELARAPAGLPIEQLQARVRRGMAEEQELLLDPELFEALRARMPRLGRVEVQVKRGEYDNEVSRFRYDVVLHLDVDPAGMAEPVIHPWDGEDTVGLRARIEGSASALLVRGVPDARVREHVRAYELVSAGGGAVSAAAVRALAAADAGGIAPEALFALADELGRGTEVRPGASGALDVLFHPAGGVSSFPAHQDEVQPWEVYANDPQWGRRMRALVPALREAARARLPEYMVPSAFVVLEALPVTPNGKVDRAALPAPDTPGSRGETYVAPRTPAEERMAGIWAQVLGMERVGGEDNFFDLGGHSLLATQLVSRVREEFRTELPLRAVFEAPTLAELAGRVEALAAETRGDAAAPPLVPVPRDGSPLPLSFAQQRQWFIDQMEGAGAAYHVAWRVRLRGELDRAALARALERIVERHESLRTTFPAVQGEPEQRIAPAGEHGFALRDDDLTGCADAEGELRRLAAEEFEAPFALAVGPLVRGRLVRMGPDDHALLLTMHHVVSDGWSVGVLARELEVLYTAFSRGEADPLPPLPVQYADYAVWHRRWVSSRAVEAQGEYWARTLAGAPELLELPTDRPRPARQEFAGASVKVELDEALTAGLRTLSQRHGTTPYMTLLAGWAVVLARLSGQDDVVVGTPIANRTRREIEGLIGFFVNTLALRVELSGAPTVAELLGRVRERALEAQQNQDFPFEQVVERVRPARSLSHLPLFQVALAWQEMTGGELELPGIAAAPVDGVDEEAAAFDLMLSLAPSGGRITGEANYATALFDRGTVERYVGYLHRVLQAMVSDDLAPVDRLELLSAAERRRVVEEWNAPGAAVHAGACVHELFEAQVERTPGAVAVVFDGQTLTYAELNARANRLAHHLRALGVGPDARVGICVERSVEMVVGLLGILKAGGAYVPLDASYPVERLRQMLEDSAPAVLLTHPPQAATAALLSAGSAIPVLDLAAGEPWAVHPATNPGRDGLGAANLAHVLFTSGSTGRPKGVMLEHGSLVNRLAWMQDRYGMQPDEALLQKTPFSFDVSFWEFFWPLMVGARLVMARPGGHRDPAYLVATIRREGITTAHFVPSMLPLFLEHPESETCTSLLRVPVSGEAVSMALVRQFHERLPGAGLFNQYGPTESGEVTEWACDPGAERVSIGRAIHNSAVYVLDRAGEPVPVGVAGELFIGGVAVARGYLGRPRLTAERFVPDPFGEPGARLYRTGDLCRWLADGTLEYLGRTDFQVKVRGFRVEPGEIEARLASHPGVREAVVLALDDGAGGKRLVAYFVGEALESEALRTHLSRQLPEYMVPAAFVRLDALPLNPNGKLDRRALPAPGADAFASRGYEAPEGETEQTLADIWSELLGVERVGRGDHFFALGGHSLLAVRVVSRVRQALGVEASIGDLFVRPVLADFARGLETAARAEETAVAPVERGGPMPLSFGQQRFWFVEQMQGAGAAFHLPLRLRLKGELDREALVRALERIVARHEALRTSFPETEGVPAQRIWAVEESPFHLFEQDLTALPDAEDELRRLMRDEVGAPFDLARGPLVRGRLVRLAGDDHVLLVTMHHIVSDGWSMEIFTRELGALYAAFALGRADPLPPLPVQYADYTAWQRHRMDGDVLRRQADYWRETLSGAPELLDLPTDRPRPARQDFAGASLGVELDEALVAGVAALSRRHGTTPFMTVLAAWAVVLGRLSGQDDVVVGTPAAGRGSGEFEGLIGFFVNTLALRVELSGAPTVAELLGRVRARALEAQRNQDVPFEQVVERVRPARSLAHTPIFQAILAWQEVPGGGALELPGLEVVRLDAVEEEAAAQFDLSLGLTPGGGRIAGNVIYSTALFDRATVERYAGSLRRVLEEMAADDAKPVSRLDLLSAAERRRVVEEFNDRRAKSPREAFVHERFETQVERTPGAAALVFEDETLSYAELDARANRLAHHLRALGVGPDTRVGICAEPGLEMVVGVLGVLKAGGGYVPLDPGYPAERLAYILADSAPAAVLVQAHLRDRVESPDVPLLELDAAAPAWASLPATGPGRGGLTPEHLAYVIYTSGSTGRPKGVRVPHGSVGATLAAARDTFGLGAGDRVPSLASFAFDIWLFETLLPLLGGGTVRLVPRDRVPDVPRLVEELAGCTALHAVPALMRRIVEEVRATPGGVPGTLRHAFVG